From Saimiri boliviensis isolate mSaiBol1 chromosome 9, mSaiBol1.pri, whole genome shotgun sequence, a single genomic window includes:
- the LOC141585534 gene encoding small ribosomal subunit protein eS24-like yields MNDTVTICTRKFMTNRLLQRKQMVIDVLHPGKATVPKTEIREKLAKMYKTTPDVIFVFGFRTHFGGGKTTGFGMIYDSLDYAKKNEPKHRLARHGLYEKKKTSRKQRKERKNRMKKVRGTAKANVGAGKKPKE; encoded by the coding sequence ATGAACGACACAGTAACTATCTGCACTAGAAAGTTCATGACCAACCGACTGCTTCAGAGGAAACAAATGGTCATTGATGTCCTTCACCCCGGGAAGGCAACAGTGCCTAAGACAGAAATTCGGGAAAAACTAGCCAAAATGTACAAGACCACACCGGATGTCATCTTTGTATTTGGATTCAGAACTCATTTTGGTGGTGGCAAGACAACTGGCTTTGGCATGATTTATGATTCCCTggattatgcaaagaaaaatgaacccaAACATAGACTTGCAAGACATGGCctgtatgagaagaaaaagacctCAAGAAAGCAACGAAAGGAACGcaagaacagaatgaagaaagtcAGGGGGACTGCAAAGGCCAATGTTGGTGCTGGCAAAAAGCCGAAGGAGTAA